ccagcttctccggagggtgaggcaggagaattgcctgaacccgggaggcagagcttgcagtgagctgagattgcaccactgccctccagtgttggcaacagagtgagactctgtctccaaaaggaaaaaaaaaagggcctgCCTGTGGCTGTGACCCCAGGACTTTCCAATCTAGATTCTAGATTTGTGCCAAGAAACCCTTTAGAGatgtccatttttcttttcccttttagtATCATTTaagtacatattatatttatttatttacatatttatgttcaGATTTCCAAggatgttaaagaaaaataatgtatattgtgATTGATTTACAACTGTATTGCTATTTAATTGTCATACTTTGAAATGTCTCTATATTGAGAGGTAACATAGTCAATATACAGATGACCATCTTTtcatgcagaaacacacacacacacagacagtcGTATGTAAACAGGATCATATTATACATGCCATTTTATCATGGAcatcttcttttgtctttttgcctAGTTTCATCTTCTTTTCTAATCACCTTAATCTCTAAGTTAGCCAGTCTTAAAAGCTTAATGTGTATCCGTCCCAATTTTTTTATTGTACAATCACATACAAACTCATACATTCATATATTATGTTGAGCACATAGAATATAACCAAGTATTTAGAACAGTGTCTTGAACattataggtgctcaataaatatctgttgaataaatgaatggtttGCCTTAGAAAAATGAGATCATattatatatacgtgtgtgtatgtgtatatgtatgtttatattacaTATCTGGCTTTTATTGCTCaatattctatgtattttttatatagatTTAATTAATTCTTACAAATGGTTGTATAATAGCCCATGGTTATGAAAGTTACATCAATTTATTTAACTAGATCCCTAATTGATAGTTCAAATGCTTTTACTTTTTGCCAGTAtaaacaataatagctaacaccTATTGAGTGTTTACcatgtgctaattttttttttttttttttttttttttttttttttgtactttacatgtattaagcTCTTGAGGGGTTAGGTTATTCTCCCCATTTTGAAAAACTGCGTGGGAATAAGTAAGAAACTTGCCGCAGGCTATATAGCCAATACGTGGCAAACTAGTCAGTATGGCTCCAAAGTATATTTCACTAAACTACTTTTATAGAAGGTAATAAGCAACACTATTGTACAAACATTCTAATGAATGGTCCTTTATTTCTATTCAATAGTTTATCTGGTATGGAATTACTGCAGAaccatatgtgtatattttatattgctAAATTGCTCTGCAAAAAGGCAGTAACAGTTTACATTTGCACTAGCCGTGTATGAGAGTATTATTTCCTCTagcagtattatttttaaaactgtatgtttattatttcttttcttttttttcaatctgGTGggtgagaagtgatatttcattgttaaGTCTGTATACTTGTTGACAGTAGTGAGGTTGAACATCATATGTTTGTCAATCATTTGGATTTGCTCTACCATAAACTGTTGTATtaattagggttctccagagaaataaaatgtattagggctctccagagaaacaaaacctgtgtgtgtgtgtgtgtgtgtgtgtgtgtgtgtgtgtgtgtatgtatgtgtaatttatttttatttattttaaaaaattggctcaCATGTTTATGTTTATGGagactggcaagtccaaaatctgcagggtaggCTGGCAGGTTGGAGACTCAAAGAGGAGACAATACTACAATCCAAGTCCAAGGGACTTCTGCTGCAGAATTCTTCTTTCTCATGAGAGGTCaatgttttttctctattcagatcttcaactgattggatgaggacCACCCACAGTATAGAGGACAATCTGCCTTACTCAAActtcactgatttaaatgttaatctcatctaaaagtACTCTCACAGAAACATCCATAATATTGTAGGACCAAATATTGGGACAACATTACCCAGTCAAGTTTACACTTACAATTAACCATCATAAATATCTACTAATATATTttccgtttttcttttttttcccttttttttgagacagagtcttgctctgtcacccaggctggaatgcagcggcatgatctcggctcaccacaacctctacctcttgggttcaagcaattcttctgcctcagcctccttagtagctgggactacaggtatgtgccaccatgcccggctaattttttctatttttagtggagatggggtttcaccatgttagccagaatggcctcaatctcctgacctcgtgatccgcctgccttggcctcccaaagtgctgggattacaggcatgagtcactgcacttggcctttCCTTATTTTCAATGGAATTGCTTACATCTTTTTATCACCTTGAATATTATTGTAATCAATCATTAAATGTTTTGTGAATACTTTGCCCCATCTCTCTTATATCCTTTATTTTTCGTATCCTATTtctcatcattttaaattttaaattattattttgaatacttTATAATCAGTGAATCACTTAAAATGAGATGAAAATTTGGACACTATCATTTTGATAATCACTTTTGAGTTTATAGTCTTTTAAGGTGATTTTAGGAGATTTTTCAATATTTAGTTTCaatatgtattcaataaatatttatcgtATTTAGTTAtgattcaatatttatttaaaatcaaattgttCTTTCAATTCTAATGAATTTTTGGAAGATGTTGAAATTAGATCTGCTCTTTTCCAAAGTAAGGAATCTAGAGCAAATGGTTCCCACATGTGGAAACTATTGTTTAGaggttttaaaagtttaaacCATTCATATGTAATATCGTGGTTATAATGTTTAATTCTTAGAAGAACTTGTCGAATTAATTTCCGAATTTATTTATTCCATaccatgttattttaaaatttttcttcaaaactgCTGAAAACATAGTCTAACCAAATTGTTGAAACATTGTCCTCATTCAATTTGActgtcaattttaatttttagtaagtaTGTATATGTGCTATTCCTGCTTGTCAagccaaaatatgaaaattcagTTAGTGAGTAACAGTATTTAAGCATCAGAGtctgttttaaaactgaaaaaaaaaatgtatgtgtacTAAAGAAAAGCTTCAGCCTCTGTCTTAtgcaattatttttctattcatttaatttttatacattactTCTTATAACTACTAGCATCAAATTAGTATCTTGCTATATTTTTATCTCATATTATCACAGAGGAAAAAGTACTGTATAATTATATACACTCTTCAGTATGTGATTATTAGTAattacaattaatatttttaaattagtgatTTTTGTCGcaggatttattttttagtaaaagtTTTTATATCCTATATGTAAGATAACTCCCTGTTCCTGTTCCTGTTCCTGTGATATAACTTGTATTAGATTATTGGCTTCTGGAAGGCAAgtaacagactttaaaaaaaaattcacttaacTTCCAATCATATATTGTTTTTATACTGTATATTCAGTTGGTTGACAACGTGAGGGCTTTTGAATTAGGCAAGGGAAAGAATCATTTAATATTGAAATAACTTATTGTAGGAGCCTGATGAATCTTTTCCTTTGGAAAGCAGACAGGACAGTTTTAGTGTGGTGTCATCTATAATAGGAGGTCTAGAAGAGCTTAGAGAATCTTAGAACTCAATTGCTATCTATGTTTTTACACCCCTTTCAGTaatgatttggaaaaaaatgtaaaaatttcaaaaagggaAAGATGAACCCTGGGCTCTGCATAGTATGGTAATTAAAAGGTTGGATTTTACAGACTCAATATTGACAAGAAAATGATGGGTGGGTTTTCATTTTCCCATCTCCATCATATTCtcaatatttctcaaataataGCAATACtaagattaaaaatatacatgtaaatggGAAGAAAAGCCTATGTAGAAAATTTGCTAGAAAATAAAGGGCTTTTAACACAAATATTACTTCTAGACTATTCCCTCCCCTTCACCCCTATCAGCCCTCTTTCTAACACGTTTGAAGCTCCTAATGAATAGTAGCCCCCTGAAGCTGCTAGGTCAAACTGCCTGGACTTGAAGACTGGCCTTCCACTTATTAGTGATTGAGTTACTTAAAATAAGGATGATAAAAACCTGCTTCATGAGGTGTACTCATCACTTTATAACTTTCACCTgttgctatttgttttattttagggatttatcattattttttgaggaaattaAAAGAACAGAGATAAAATCCCTGTCATTTATAAAACGCACAGGATAAAAGCAAAAAACCTTTGCTCTGTCGTTTGGGTTCTTCTGTCTATATGTAACAATCTGTTTCATACATTGATCTCATATATGAAAAcctaaatttttgtataagatacaAGAGAGTGGATTTACCAGATAAACGTGTATTTCACTAATGCAAGGAATTTAACCTATCAAAGACTTTCCCTATTTGCTgcagaaaattttagaaatgcaagcaataaaatcaataatttaaaaaaatcttgtcttTGGCATGTCGAAGAACTTTTATACTTCTAAAAGTGTAGTTATTTGTAGTCAGTGATGAACCTCTCTACACATCTTAACCCTATGCAATGTTGGGGGTAGAAAACGAGTAGAGATGTTGAGAAATCTTAGGCTAATTGAAATACTTTAGAAACGTCAGAATGTTGAATTACCATCCCTCTGACTTAGAAAGAGAAATACCAACACCCGGGAAGATTACCATCAGAAACAACTTTGGAAAGTTTAATTTggtcattgtttttaaaattagaaataatgtaCAGAAAGTACTGAAACAAAGCATTCTCACAATAAATAGTAGCTATTCCTGTCACTTCTTACAGTGGAGGCCCAATATACATTGTATTCTCATATTTGTACTTCCTCCCCACATGTAGCGCATATTTGGCCAACATATAAATTTTCATCCAAAGAATGAATGACATCAATGACAGGCTGGTCGCACTCCGCACTCCGGTGGTCCAGGTTAGACCGTGAGGCCACGAGGAAACTGCGGATAAGACAGTGTCCAATTTGCCTATACCGCCTGCTAAACTACAAGTCCCAGTACGCAAACTCCATGGTTGTAGTGCATACTGGGAGAAAGTCTCCACCTCTTCATTGTCCACGTAGGAGAATCTCCGGTGTGTGTAAAAGCGCGGGCTTTAACGCACGTACGCACGGAGACTGCGCAGATCTCCTCGTCTGAGTTCCGCGGAACTCATTTTGAGTGTAGGCGTTTCAGCCGGTAGGATTTCAGAACAGGTTCATTTCCGGCGTCACCGGAAGCAGCTTGAAAATGGCGTCTCCCTCGTTAGAGCGGCGAGAAAAGGGGGCTGGAAAAAGTGAATTTCGTAACCAGAAGCCAAAGCCGGAGAACCAAGGTGATGTTATGTGGGAACCGAAGGCTGGGGTTTGTGGACTTTGAGTTGCGATTTTTTTTCTCGTTCCTTGTGGACTTATAAAACCACCTGGAGCCTGTGCTGTGTATTTGAGTACCAGAATAATCGCTGAAAAGATTGTTGGCCGGGCCCACAGGAACGACTGGCCGATATGATGCCACCCACGTGTTCCTAAGTCATTCCTTTTGCTAAAGGGTCCCCAGAGCGAAGCCATTGCGGAATACGTCTTCTGTAAAAGGATGAGTATTAAGAAAATGCCGAGGGCGCCTCGGAACCTTGTAGCCTACAGGGGACTGAAAGTCATTGAGGAATAGGGTGAGGTGGGAGCAGGTAGTTCTGATATACAGGAGTGGACCCTGATAATGGGGTGAGATATGGGGAAAGGAGCTATCTGACATGTCCTTAGCTCTAGTTTGTCAGTAAAGACATTTTGAAAGATTTATCAATTCTTGTTTGTCAGATTGCTAAAATACTAGACGACACAGCCCTTACTCTTTAGGTTGTGCTACCTTTTAATTGTTAACTCCTGCGTTGTAGTCTGGTTTTACCCGTTTTCTTCAGTATGAATGACAGAGAAGTCAGAAATAGCCTGGGGATCTGTTCAACCAGGCTCATAGGAAGTGTTAAAAACACTGAACTCTCAATTTAGATGCATTGGGAAAGTATTCAAGGTTTCTTTGTTGTTGCTCATTAAATGATTATGTAACGTACATAGCAGAGGATACAACTTATATATAGTTTAATAAAACCATGCAAGAAACTAGCATTCAGACTGTTAAGTAAAATAGAGCATTACCATACCCCTCAAACCCTTACGTGCACTTCTCAGATCATATTCTCTTTTCCTGTATCAGAAGTAACCACTCTGAATTGTGTTgcattctcttcctcttcttgtagtCACGAAGTGGCTTAATTTtggctctttttaaattttatatacatgaaAGTGGACCGTATACATTTTTCTGTGTCTTAGATTTAGCTTTGTTTTTCAAACAGGGTGGTACTTGTAGGTGTAGTTTTAGTCTTTTCACTGTTATGTGGTGTTTCCTTGTATGAAAataccccaattttttttttcattttacagttggtggacatttggattgttccTATTGCTTGCAATTATAAACAGTACTGCTAAAACATCTTTGTACATGTCTTCTGGTTAACATGTTCAAGGGTTTCTTTAGGATGTGAACATAGAATTGGAGTCACTGAAGTGTAGGGTGTGTGTAAGTAATGCTAACCTTTTTCCAAAGTGCTAGTGTCAGTTTTGTTCCCACTAGCAGTGGACGAAAGTTCTCATTGCCTTACATTCATATGAATACATGGTGTTATCTGAATTTTGAATTTCTGTCATTTTGGTAGGTGTGAAATGGATCTGGTTgcagttttaatttccattttctggtCACCTATGAGGTTGCGTATCTTTTCACATGTTTTGGGGCTTCCTTAATTGTGAAAATCCTGTGTGtttcttttgtcagttttttttctgaggttgtagtggggactttaaaaaaattgatccATAGCCTTTGAAGTGTTTAAATTGGATAGGGACTTGGTCAGGTAAGCATTGTAAGTAACCAgttgcagtgactcatgcctacaatcccagcactttggcaagctgaggagggaggattgcttgagcccaggagacgagcctgggcaacatggcaaaaccctttccctacaaaaaaaaaaaaaaaaaatacaaaaattaatcagcctcacaagtagtaccagctacttgtgaggctgaggcaagagaatagatcgcttgagtccaggaggtccaggctgcagtgagctgggatggagccactgcactccagcctgggtgacagagcaaggccctgtcttaaaaaaaaaatgtatataatatataagtaatcACTTTTGTGGAATTTGTGTTCTTTAAAGAACATTGGAGAGTCCTTTATATGAAGACTAGCCAATTGTCTGTGATTTGAaccagaaatagaaatagaaaagtggATGTGAGTATAAGCAGAAAGTTTACCTGTCTGAGGTTGATAACATAGGGTAATGCCCTGCTTTTCAAATTTTACTGTGCTTAAGAGTCTCCTGTTGAGCATGGTAAAACACAGACTTCTGTCCCTCATCgaagagattctgattcagtaggtctggagtggggcccAATAATTGCATTTCTGACAGACTTAACAGTTTATGCTGATACTGCAAGTCTATGGAGCATACCTTTTAGTGTAACTGAATTAGAGTATAGCTGTTGAATTTAAGGAGTTCTTAAAATTCAGTaccaagtttttaaaatacatgattcAGAAGATAATTTATGGCCCTTAGGCATTTTCTTGTAGTGAAAGGAGTCCCAGGCAGAGTCAGCTTTGTGTTCCCTTAGGCAAGTCTCTTAGCCTTTTTAGAccatcttctgtaaaatgagaataataatacacATTCTACCTTTTATAGTTATGAAAGGCGTGTGGAAATAAGGCACTCAAAATGCTTAGGAAAATCTATAATTACCAGAGATTATTAACTGAAAGATAAACTAGAATCCTCTTTCAGAAGttgtatacaaacacacacacccaggtTCCATACACTCCAGGAAAGTCAGAAAGgttaattgtatttaaaatactaaacaaaatGGCATTGAGATCTTCAGTTTTATGATAGTGTAATGCAGTACACGTTTCTGGAGTGCCCACTGTCTGGCATATGCCAACTGGCATGAAGAGGGATTCTGCTCTTAAGGAACTTTGTCTTATGAGGCAACTGAAGtgtgtacagataattttaatACAGTGAATTGAAAATGACAGAGGAATGTTCTTCGACTCTTGAATCATATAAAAAGCGGGGAAAAGGAAATGCAAGGAGTACTGGAAAGCTTGTGAATATGTGCATAGGATGTTCATAAAGTGTCCAAAAGACAGTTAAAATGTGATGTataaattttttcctttctgtagatGAATCAGAGCTCCTTACTGTTCCCGATGGTTGGAAGGAACCAGCTTTTTCCAAAGAGGACAATCCCAGAGGACTTTTGGAGGAGAGCAGTTTCGCAACTTTGTTCCCaaagtacagagaagcttacCTGAAAGAGTGTTGGCCATTGGTGCAGAAAGCCTTGAATGAACATGTATGTGTATcttataataatacatttatttgagaCTTTGCTCTTGCTTATGCCTTTAAGTGTATGtatgctgatttttttaatggtgcTAACACAGCTGGTTCCTTTGGTTCCTTTGGTATTTTAAACTATTTAGGTACATTTTCTTCTTACCtaatgttcatttgtttttaattttatgagtaataaattactttgaaaaatttGCATACCTTTAATATTTTAGGAGCTTCACAACTGTCTGAAATTCACCTGTGAAGTCCCAATTTCAGAATGCCTGCTCCAGGCCATGATAGTTGTCATGTTATCTGTCCCAGTCTGAGCTGAGTCGTGTTTCTAATTGGATTACTTTTCATCTTAAACGGAAGATGTGGATGTGTCCAacttttccatgtttattgctgaTGCTATGCCCCTAgataactgcatttttttttccaaactggGTATTGAAACCCATTAGTGTATTGAGAAGTCAATTTAATGGCTATAAGGAGCCTTTAGAAAATGACATATCACATGGTAAAAGTATGTTTTTTTCATATTGGCttagtagtgtgtgtgtgtgtacatttattAGGTTGTGATATAAAATGTGTTTCTCACTGTGGAACTGCTCTGGAGTTGGTTGTGCCATTGTGGGTGAAGGTGGCTCAGCAAGCTGCAGGTTGTGTTTTATAGCTGCGTCTGGGattgagctcttttttttttgtaaactcaTAGAGACCCAACCATATATTGAATTGTTCATCACTTAACTATGTTGAAATATTCTTGAGATTATGCTCACAAGTgagaaaatagcattttaatttgctttgttGAAATCTGTTTTTTCCTGTTGAAAGTTAATGCTTAAGTTTTCTAATCATTGCTTTTTTCTGAAactgtgttaatttgcttttaCTTAGTGTTTAGTCCCCTAATTAGCtataaaaaaagtttgaaagggAAAGTCAATTATTACCCAATGGAGCAGATGGTAGACTGGAGCTGGGTCCAGAATAGGGAAGCTGTACagctttacatttttatcttaGTGAGATTTTAAGTATGACCCCGTTTGTttgatttagaattttaaaattagaggcAATCTATATTCCAGTGGGTACAAAGTATTCTAAAACCAAGTGTAAATGGTTTCAATTGCTCCAGTTTCTTATAGTCTGTAAAATGTGAAAGTAATTGAGTATTCATTATTTATACTTAACTACCTAGCTTCTTCAGGGAAGTAATTGATAGGAATTGAGAGGTGACAGAAATTAATAGGTTGGTTAGGATAGGCTTtatatttatctaaaaataaactcatttttagACAACTGCTTATTTGCTCTTTCCTTTTGTAGCATGTTAATGCAACCCTGGACCTGATCGAAGGCAGCATGACTGTTTGTACTACAAAGAAGACTTTTGATCCATATATCATCATTAGGGCAAGAGATCTGATAAAACTGTTAGCAAGGAGTGTTTCATTTGAACAGGTAAATCTAAAATTACAGAGACTTTGTTTGCATCAGTGTTAACCTGTAATAGCCCATCTTTTCCTCCTTCCACCATCAAGTTTTCGTATTTGTGCTTAGATAACAATAGCATGGGCTTGGGAAATAAATGTAATTGTAAAAAATGttgataatgtcttttttttttttttgcaaaaggcAGTACGAATTCTTCAGGATGATGTTGCATGTGACATCATTAAAATAGGTTCTTTAGTAAGGAATAAAGAGAGATTTGTAAAACGAAGACAACGGCTTATTGGTCCCAAAGGATCTACATTGAAGGTATTTTTTTATTAGTGGAAAACTTGAGTCTCTCCCTTAATAATTTTGCAGAGTAATGAATTTTAACCTGATCTCTTGATACAGGCATTGGAACTCTTAACTAATTGTTACATTATGGTTCAGGGAAACACAGTTTCAGCCATTGGACCTTTTAGTGGCTTAAAAGAGGTGAGAACTATGTATTATGTTCAATTCATTTTTAGCAGAGAACAAATAATTTGGTTATAATATAGTTTATTGGAtaatgctttataattttatttttttagaatgtGCTTTGATTTCCCATTAGTAAATACTTTTTATGTCATATAATTCAAGGGAATCATCATTTCTGGACCCTAACATGTTTTGGCCAACTTTGGCAACTATGGAGACATCCATTTCTGAATTAGAAGGTCCACACACTATTACTCCTCCCACTATAACATTTAAATGAGCATTTAAGATCTTCAGTCTGTAGCACATATGAAAAACATGGAATAGTCACATATGCCCAAATGACGGGAAAATTGAGCAAAAATCCAGTTATTTGCAGTAGTGTATACAGCCAGTAGAGGTCACACTCTGAAAACTTTTCTTcaagatatattttcttttgtttgaattttaGTATAATGTTTAATAACTTTTCAtgaacattttaactttttaaatgtgagaaaatCTGTGGAGCAAATGCTATTTCTGTTAACTCCTTTTGGTACTATTACTGTCTGGATCTGGCTTGTGAGGTTGTGCTTCCTTTCCAGGGCCTTTAATAGTAATCCTATTGGCCCTTTTTGTCATAAATTGTCTGCTCTTTTCTCATGGAGCAATAATTAAGTATATTGAATACTTTAGTTTTataaagtctttaaaatatttaattcttacaatagaGTCTTGAGGTAtatgattttatctttatattacaaatgagaaagctgGAACAGGAAAGTGACCTTCCTGTATGCGGTGTCGGTCCTTGTATTCCAGCCCTCTTCTTCCTAAATCACTTTGCTATACAGTGTTGTATTAGTTCTCTGTGCTACATTTTAGCAGTAATCGAGAAACTGTATTGTATTCAAGGGAGGTTTGACTGCCTCCATGAAAGGTCTagattaattatttaattaaattatttaatttgataCCCATTGCTTGATTAGATATTTTGCAGTATTTATCCTCTTCTCCATAGCTCATTAAAATCCTTGTGactaattcatttttctttgcaaatttcAGGTTAGAAAAGTAGTCCTAGATACTATGAAGAATATTCATCCAATTTATAACATTAAAGTGAGTGGTAATTATATGTAACTGTACCAGTGATTATCATACTTCTTTTAGCTACAGAATCCTTTCttgaaattaaatgttttatgaaattcTAATGCACAAACAGATAAAGCAGAGCTATTTTGGGTAAATTAGGGGTAGAATTCAGCCTACTTAACTCTACCCCAGTTTTGTAGGTACTTCTTGGAAGCTCTCTATGGAGCACAGTGCAAATACTACTGAAGGGGATAGTGTGTAATGTGTTATATAGTTCTAATCAATGAAAATAAGCTTCACAGAATTCAGTTTTCTTAGATTATACACCCATATATTTAAAGATAAGATCTTTCAGAATTCTGCCTTTTTCTATTAAAATCTGGAATATCTCATGTTGCATTAAAACCTTTTTTTGAATTTAACACTCAAATTGTAGCCCCTTTGAGAGAGATCCATTACATCCCAGTGTGCACAAAGTTTGATTATTCTTGGAAATGTAACCATGGTATATAGAACTATAGAACTATTTTATGATGGGTTTGTTGAGCAATCTACTTAAATTTGATAAACTTAAGTTATGAAGTCACTGTTAGATTAGGGGGAAAGTGATTCTGAGTTACACTGGGATATTGCGGATAAAAACAAAGCTATATGTCTGATCCCTGGTTTGTATCCTCTGATGTTCCAAGgtctaaaatttaaatggaatagGGAAATGTGAAAGTATTGGTTTTCTGTAATCACGAGAACGtttacttttgtctttttctatgATGTTTCAGTTGCTACTGAAAACTTCCTGCTTGCAGGGAATATCAGCTAATTAAGAACCCTCCCTGCTTTTATAAGTtgaattataaatgttttaatgaaataatagttgAAAAGTCAGTTTTATTTTCATCTCATTTTAAGAATTCTGCATTTTGTAATTTCTAATGGTTTTCTAATAATTATACAT
The Rhinopithecus roxellana isolate Shanxi Qingling chromosome 10, ASM756505v1, whole genome shotgun sequence DNA segment above includes these coding regions:
- the KRR1 gene encoding KRR1 small subunit processome component homolog isoform X1, with the protein product MASPSLERREKGAGKSEFRNQKPKPENQDESELLTVPDGWKEPAFSKEDNPRGLLEESSFATLFPKYREAYLKECWPLVQKALNEHHVNATLDLIEGSMTVCTTKKTFDPYIIIRARDLIKLLARSVSFEQAVRILQDDVACDIIKIGSLVRNKERFVKRRQRLIGPKGSTLKALELLTNCYIMVQGNTVSAIGPFSGLKEVRKVVLDTMKNIHPIYNIKSLMIKRELAKDSELRSQSWERFLPQFKHKNVNKRKEPKKKTVKKEYTPFPPPQPESQIDKELASGEYFLKANQKKRQKMEAIKAKQAEAISKKQEERNKAFIPPKEKPIVKPKEASTETKIDVASIKEKVKKAKNKKLGALTAEEIALKMEADEKKKKKKK
- the KRR1 gene encoding KRR1 small subunit processome component homolog isoform X2, producing the protein MASPSLERREKGAGKSEFRNQKPKPENQDESELLTVPDGWKEPAFSKEDNPRGLLEESSFATLFPKYREAYLKECWPLVQKALNEHHVNATLDLIEGSMTVCTTKKTFDPYIIIRARDLIKLLARSVSFEQAVRILQDDVACDIIKIGSLVRNKERFVKRRQRLIGPKGSTLKVRKVVLDTMKNIHPIYNIKSLMIKRELAKDSELRSQSWERFLPQFKHKNVNKRKEPKKKTVKKEYTPFPPPQPESQIDKELASGEYFLKANQKKRQKMEAIKAKQAEAISKKQEERNKAFIPPKEKPIVKPKEASTETKIDVASIKEKVKKAKNKKLGALTAEEIALKMEADEKKKKKKK